The nucleotide sequence GATGACTTGGAAGGTTTTGCCTTGCTGTTTTGCTTTGGCGAGCAGGTTAGTTACGGTGGAAGAGTGGCAATGCGTGAAGACGACGGCGCCGTTTTGGATGCGCCTTGAGCCGATTTCGGCGATTTTTTGTTTGGAGGCTTCAAGGTCTTTTTGGAACCCCTGTGAACGCTTAGAAACCAAGTGGGCAAGTTCGATAACGTTGCGCTCGTCGCTGTCCTCAACTTGAGTGATTACCCACTGCACCGCGTTGCGCATCAAAGGCTCAGTTTCGCGGCTCTGGAAAAGCACGGAGCGTGCTTCGTACAATTCGGAGAGGAAGGCTTTGCGGGTTTGCGTGCTGGTTTGCTGTGCTAGGGTTTCGAGGGCTTGGATGGCGGCTATGGCAACGTTTCGGGCACCCTGTACCTGCAATTTGCGGATGCGTTCTGCGGTGTCTTGTAAGTTGGGGTTCATAGGCGTTTCACGGCTCGTGGATGATGTGCATGTATTATAAGGGTATGACATATAAGGTGATTGAAATATGCGGTTGTGAGGTTGCGTTGTGTTGTCTGAGGACGAATATGTTGATGCTAGTTCTGTTTTGCAGCGGTTTGTGGGTCCATGGTACAAAGCGTTGGAGAACCCAGCAGAGGCGCAGGAGCAGGTGCTTTTAGAGTTGTTGGGAAAGTACGCGCAGACCCAGTACGGCAGCCAGTACCACGCAGGGCAAACCACGAGCATCAGGGAGTATCAACATAATTTTCCTGTAGCAGACTACCTTGCGTATCAGCCGTATTTGGGCAGGGTTCAAGAAGGAGACTACCGCGCGTTTTTGTCTGAGCCGCCGCAGACGTGGGTTATGACCAGAGGCTCCACAGGCAAACAATCCAAAGTGCTCCCCACAACCCCTAAGCATTTGGAGCAGATTTTTCTTTGCGGTGCCCGAGCAATCATCCACTTTGCCATGCGAACCGAAAACTTTGAAGTGCTAACGGGGAACATTTTGAATTTGAATTTCCCAAGCACAGTGCACACCATGACCAAAGGCGGCGAGCAGGTCGCGTATGGGTACAGTTCAGGCACGTACGCACGTCTTAATCCGATGCTTAGCCAAGTTAGTTTGCTGCCGCGCCAAGAAGACATCGACGCTTTGGGTTCAGGCATTGGCAGAGCCGACTGGGAACGCCGCTTCGAACTTGCGTATCAGCAAGCCATGGAGAAAAACGTGGTAGCGACTATGGGCGTGACTCCCGTGGTTTTAGCGTTTGCCAAATACGTGCAGCGAAGACACGGCAAGACCCCCGCAGATTTGTGGCGGTTTCAGGCATTGTTTTGCACGAGCGTAGCTAAAATTCACAGCAAATACGGACCAGTTTTGCAGAAATATTTTGGTAAGGCGCCTGTTGTGGAGATGTACACGGCAACTGAGGGCGTGTTTGGGCAGCAGTATGATGATTTACCGTATTTTACTCCGAATTATGATGCTTATTTGTTTGAGGTGGATATGGGCGGCGAATTCAAGTTGTTGCATGAGCTTAAGCGGGGTGAGTGGGGGCGTTTGATTGTTTCGTCGTGTATGTTTCCGCGGTATGATATTGGGGATATGGTTGAGGCTGCGGGTGAGAACCGTTTTCGTATTTTTGGCAGGCGTAGTGCTTGGACTTTGTTGGAGCACAGGCTCTTTAGGCTGTTTTTGGGTTGGCTTCTATAGCTTGGGGGTTAGGGGTTGTATCGTCGTGCTTTGGCGGTGAACCAGAGGGCAACAACGATTA is from Candidatus Bathyarchaeota archaeon and encodes:
- a CDS encoding GH3 auxin-responsive promoter family protein — protein: MSEDEYVDASSVLQRFVGPWYKALENPAEAQEQVLLELLGKYAQTQYGSQYHAGQTTSIREYQHNFPVADYLAYQPYLGRVQEGDYRAFLSEPPQTWVMTRGSTGKQSKVLPTTPKHLEQIFLCGARAIIHFAMRTENFEVLTGNILNLNFPSTVHTMTKGGEQVAYGYSSGTYARLNPMLSQVSLLPRQEDIDALGSGIGRADWERRFELAYQQAMEKNVVATMGVTPVVLAFAKYVQRRHGKTPADLWRFQALFCTSVAKIHSKYGPVLQKYFGKAPVVEMYTATEGVFGQQYDDLPYFTPNYDAYLFEVDMGGEFKLLHELKRGEWGRLIVSSCMFPRYDIGDMVEAAGENRFRIFGRRSAWTLLEHRLFRLFLGWLL